The Paenibacillus sp. YPG26 genome includes a window with the following:
- a CDS encoding AraC family transcriptional regulator, whose amino-acid sequence MLHASTSSFVLKPAFAKIVCEPGWKWQKREKPLENYDLFYVWSGEGTVVLNGRSIPVSRGSCFLFRPGDYTSATHNPQKPLVLTYIHFDIDEPVSEVPGAYRVIEDTLDFEYMLSRYVRLFLIKAYAAEEEARLILKQLMIYLLRQEREGPVERKVSNQLTEVIHEVANYVLQHPGLPHRVEDLAARAGLSARYFSIKFKELTGASVQSYIIKCRIDRAQHLLLHAGMNVTEVADALGYRDIFFFSRQFKQYTGKSPSEIR is encoded by the coding sequence ATGCTTCACGCTTCTACGTCTTCATTTGTGCTGAAGCCTGCCTTTGCCAAGATCGTCTGTGAACCCGGATGGAAATGGCAGAAGCGGGAGAAACCGCTTGAGAATTACGATTTGTTCTACGTATGGAGCGGCGAAGGAACCGTAGTTCTGAACGGCCGTTCGATTCCGGTCAGCCGGGGAAGCTGCTTCCTGTTCCGCCCGGGCGACTATACGAGTGCAACGCATAATCCGCAAAAGCCGCTTGTGCTGACCTACATTCACTTTGATATTGACGAGCCTGTATCCGAGGTGCCGGGAGCTTACCGGGTGATTGAGGATACACTCGATTTCGAATATATGCTGTCCCGTTATGTGCGGCTCTTCCTCATTAAAGCTTATGCGGCTGAGGAAGAAGCCCGTCTCATTCTGAAACAGCTAATGATCTATCTGCTTCGGCAGGAGCGGGAAGGCCCTGTAGAGAGGAAGGTTAGCAATCAGCTGACCGAGGTCATTCACGAGGTAGCCAACTATGTGCTGCAGCATCCAGGTCTCCCTCACCGGGTTGAAGATCTCGCTGCCAGAGCAGGTCTCTCGGCCAGATACTTCTCGATCAAATTCAAGGAGCTGACCGGGGCCTCCGTTCAATCCTATATTATCAAGTGCAGAATTGACCGTGCCCAGCATCTTCTGCTGCATGCGGGTATGAACGTGACGGAGGTGGCGGATGCCCTTGGTTATCGGGATATTTTCTTCTTCAGCCGCCAATTCAAGCAATATACAGGCAAGAGTCCCTCGGAGATCCGCTAA
- a CDS encoding glycosyltransferase family 4 protein has protein sequence MSVQQKVAVITPGVFVIPSGRSSSVERVIEKTMPLVPGEFDIRVFSRSGGHLPAKGMLGTVPCYRIPGGAAYLPGILRHLRNWMPDTADVHNRPALAYGLKRHLPHIRVNLTLHSTTFISPSCLPESKAYLMLGSVDGIIVNSCYLREEVLRRFPKLRTPVHVNPLGVSLEDFTPRWTPAGEALRRARLSEYGWENRKIILFVGRLLQGKGIHRLLAALPRIVAEEQSALALIVGSAFYGVNRETAYVRSLKKLAEPVSEHVSFLSYVPYPRVADLYNLADVVVVPSLENEAFGLVNLEAMASAVPVIASEVGGIPEIVQHDRSGILLPKDCANIALEDSVLRILGDEQLKRSFGLAGRELARSEFRWQHCAARWADLMGAGLSKVIHSCSV, from the coding sequence TTGTCAGTTCAGCAAAAGGTGGCCGTCATTACGCCGGGGGTATTTGTCATTCCATCAGGGCGGAGCAGCTCCGTAGAACGCGTCATTGAGAAGACGATGCCCCTTGTACCCGGCGAATTCGATATTCGGGTGTTCAGCAGATCGGGAGGCCACCTGCCAGCCAAGGGCATGCTCGGGACAGTACCCTGTTATCGGATCCCAGGAGGTGCTGCGTACCTGCCCGGCATTCTGCGTCATCTAAGGAACTGGATGCCGGATACCGCCGATGTGCATAACCGTCCTGCGCTGGCTTATGGGCTGAAGAGGCATTTGCCTCATATTCGGGTTAATCTGACGCTTCACTCCACAACCTTCATCAGTCCGTCCTGTCTTCCAGAAAGCAAAGCGTACCTGATGCTGGGAAGTGTGGACGGCATTATTGTGAACAGCTGCTATCTGCGTGAAGAGGTGCTGCGCAGGTTCCCCAAGCTAAGGACTCCGGTGCATGTGAATCCGCTGGGTGTCAGCCTCGAAGACTTCACCCCTCGCTGGACACCGGCAGGAGAGGCCCTTAGACGTGCAAGACTGTCCGAGTATGGATGGGAGAACCGGAAGATTATTCTTTTCGTCGGCAGACTGCTTCAGGGAAAAGGAATTCACCGGCTGCTGGCCGCGCTGCCCCGAATTGTGGCAGAGGAGCAGAGCGCACTTGCTCTGATCGTCGGCAGTGCCTTCTACGGAGTGAACCGGGAGACGGCTTATGTAAGAAGCTTGAAGAAGCTGGCTGAGCCGGTGAGTGAACATGTGTCGTTCCTATCCTATGTTCCTTATCCGCGTGTTGCGGATTTATATAATCTGGCTGATGTTGTGGTTGTCCCTTCACTTGAGAATGAGGCCTTCGGGCTGGTTAACCTGGAAGCTATGGCCTCAGCTGTGCCGGTAATAGCCTCAGAGGTGGGGGGAATTCCCGAAATTGTACAGCACGACAGATCGGGTATCCTGCTGCCCAAGGACTGCGCAAATATAGCCCTTGAAGACAGTGTGCTGCGGATACTTGGAGATGAACAGCTGAAGCGTAGCTTCGGGCTGGCAGGGAGAGAACTTGCCAGAAGCGAATTCAGATGGCAGCACTGCGCGGCGCGGTGGGCGGACCTAATGGGGGCCGGGTTGTCCAAAGTGATACACAGCTGCAGCGTGTAG
- a CDS encoding YheC/YheD family protein, which yields MSYRYVGILLNAAMYRGVPRRKTGQESLSNYEEAAAEFGLIPVFIHIGDIHIRKGRTAAYIYQNHQYEQVSMPIPDVIHNRAIFQNNAAHPTIRVLISRGVEVFNVNNRYGKDVIHRLLSADPFLRDSLPDTAVFSYPALRRFMEIHHDLILKPCRGTVGRGIIRLRHDKSGWRITYPSSMRRPACIQHKLRRGELPPYVQQYLHRFPYLIQERIPLAESKGRSFDFRVTVQRGMTGEWAVTGMFAKKSPPGMFVSNLAGGGKACPVPELLAEVMPSSQTSVVIAQVEHLALTIASYLSMKLPLLADLGLDIGVTQDGRIYFIECNGRDQRYGFKKAGMGDIWKATYREPMAFAWHLHNRRE from the coding sequence ATGAGCTACAGATATGTGGGTATTCTGCTTAATGCTGCGATGTACCGCGGCGTGCCTAGGCGAAAAACCGGACAGGAATCACTCTCGAACTATGAAGAAGCGGCGGCAGAATTCGGCTTGATCCCTGTGTTTATCCATATCGGCGATATCCATATCCGTAAGGGGCGGACAGCTGCCTACATCTATCAAAACCATCAGTATGAGCAGGTGTCCATGCCCATACCTGATGTCATTCATAATCGCGCTATCTTTCAGAACAATGCCGCCCACCCGACAATCAGGGTTCTCATTTCGAGAGGTGTAGAGGTATTTAACGTGAACAATCGTTATGGCAAAGATGTCATACACCGCCTGCTGTCGGCCGACCCCTTCTTAAGAGACAGTCTGCCTGACACAGCGGTGTTCTCCTACCCAGCCCTTCGCCGTTTCATGGAGATCCATCACGATCTGATTCTAAAGCCATGCCGGGGGACGGTGGGAAGAGGAATAATACGGTTACGTCATGACAAGTCCGGTTGGAGAATCACTTATCCCTCATCGATGCGCAGGCCGGCCTGCATCCAGCACAAGCTTCGCAGAGGAGAGCTTCCCCCCTATGTGCAGCAGTATCTTCACCGGTTCCCATATCTGATTCAAGAACGGATTCCACTTGCAGAAAGCAAAGGCCGTTCCTTCGACTTCCGGGTGACGGTGCAGCGGGGAATGACCGGAGAGTGGGCAGTCACCGGCATGTTCGCCAAAAAATCCCCGCCCGGCATGTTCGTCTCCAATCTGGCGGGAGGAGGCAAGGCTTGCCCTGTACCCGAGCTCCTTGCCGAGGTTATGCCCTCTTCCCAGACCTCCGTAGTTATTGCTCAGGTGGAGCACTTGGCTCTAACTATAGCAAGTTACTTATCGATGAAACTTCCGCTCCTTGCAGACCTCGGGCTCGACATTGGAGTAACCCAAGATGGCCGAATCTATTTCATCGAGTGCAACGGACGTGATCAGCGGTACGGCTTCAAGAAGGCTGGCATGGGCGATATTTGGAAGGCAACGTACCGTGAACCTATGGCCTTCGCCTGGCACCTGCACAACCGCAGGGAGTGA
- the asd gene encoding archaetidylserine decarboxylase (Phosphatidylserine decarboxylase is synthesized as a single chain precursor. Generation of the pyruvoyl active site from a Ser is coupled to cleavage of a Gly-Ser bond between the larger (beta) and smaller (alpha chains). It is an integral membrane protein.) has translation MAKKVMRLMTELSSRKWISQIMGHFSHSGFSRHIIRTFARTYNIPLHEAEKDISEYRSLNEFFSRRLKAGMRPIPDVPDALISPVDGLITGMGPVNAGLIPGVKGQDYSLAELLGHSPHMETYKNGYFFVLYLSPTNYHRIHAPVTGQKVESEHLKGRVFPVNDFGLTHMKGVLSRNERLITYISHERGEVAVVKVGAMNVSSIKYTDETASSWNRGDDMAYFEFGSTVVLLTENGTFEPLPDLAIGTPVKLGTLLGRFYRD, from the coding sequence ATGGCAAAAAAAGTGATGAGGCTGATGACCGAGCTTTCCTCCCGGAAATGGATCTCTCAAATTATGGGTCACTTTTCCCATTCCGGATTCAGCCGTCACATCATTCGCACTTTTGCAAGAACTTATAATATTCCGCTGCACGAAGCGGAGAAAGATATTAGCGAATACCGCTCCCTGAATGAATTCTTCTCCCGCCGTCTGAAGGCGGGCATGCGTCCGATCCCTGATGTTCCAGATGCCCTGATCAGCCCCGTTGATGGACTGATTACCGGCATGGGACCTGTCAATGCAGGCTTAATCCCGGGGGTCAAGGGACAAGATTATTCTCTGGCGGAGCTTCTGGGCCATTCTCCACATATGGAGACCTATAAGAATGGGTACTTCTTCGTGCTCTATCTGAGCCCGACCAACTACCACCGCATTCATGCTCCGGTTACAGGCCAGAAGGTCGAGAGCGAGCATCTGAAAGGCCGGGTATTTCCGGTCAATGATTTTGGTCTGACTCATATGAAAGGCGTGCTTAGCCGGAACGAAAGGCTGATCACCTACATCTCCCATGAACGGGGTGAGGTCGCCGTCGTTAAGGTTGGAGCCATGAATGTCAGCAGCATCAAATATACAGATGAGACCGCGAGCTCCTGGAACCGCGGCGATGACATGGCTTATTTCGAATTTGGCTCCACGGTTGTCCTGTTGACCGAGAACGGAACCTTCGAACCTCTGCCAGACCTGGCCATCGGCACACCTGTGAAGCTGGGTACTCTGCTCGGGAGATTCTACCGGGATTAA
- a CDS encoding glycosyltransferase: MESRRNKTTVNRIRRSSRSRSRTKQSWHVVNDPDPLVSIIIPAMNERRTIAGVMKEAARVHPSSEIIVVANGSVDGTAEIAGKHGARLLYYPYPLGHDVGRRVGAEAAKGRVLLFIDADMEIPARHLRPFVNAVLSGTDVALNDYSGPVDRKDAHPVVLAKHTLNALVSRPDLRGASLTAVPHALSRHAVEIIGYPALEIPPLAHAMAVTLGLVIKPVHPVPVGRLNASRPRIKGTDSLTSLVTGDHLEAVCWLVDKLGPRAGHDDMDRQRGRLR, translated from the coding sequence ATGGAGAGCAGGCGGAACAAGACGACCGTGAACAGGATCCGCCGAAGTTCCCGTTCGAGATCAAGAACCAAGCAGAGCTGGCATGTCGTTAATGATCCCGACCCGCTGGTGTCCATCATTATTCCCGCGATGAATGAACGGCGTACGATAGCAGGTGTAATGAAAGAGGCAGCCAGGGTGCATCCGAGCAGTGAAATTATCGTGGTAGCCAACGGCTCGGTTGACGGGACCGCAGAAATAGCGGGGAAGCATGGTGCCCGTCTCCTGTATTATCCATATCCGCTCGGACACGATGTGGGCAGACGTGTCGGTGCCGAGGCCGCCAAGGGCAGAGTTCTTCTCTTCATTGATGCCGATATGGAGATACCTGCGCGTCATCTAAGGCCTTTTGTTAATGCGGTGTTATCCGGAACTGATGTGGCGCTCAATGATTACAGCGGTCCTGTGGACCGTAAGGATGCGCATCCCGTGGTTCTGGCCAAACATACTCTGAACGCTCTTGTCTCACGCCCTGATCTCAGAGGAGCATCCTTAACCGCGGTTCCACATGCGCTAAGCCGCCATGCTGTGGAGATTATCGGATATCCAGCGCTAGAGATTCCTCCGCTGGCTCATGCGATGGCGGTGACTTTAGGACTCGTGATAAAGCCGGTTCACCCGGTTCCTGTAGGACGATTAAATGCTTCCAGACCGCGCATAAAAGGGACGGATTCACTTACATCCCTTGTGACCGGGGATCATCTGGAGGCCGTGTGCTGGCTGGTTGACAAGCTGGGTCCCCGGGCAGGCCACGATGATATGGACCGTCAGCGGGGGAGGCTCCGATGA
- the sda gene encoding sporulation histidine kinase inhibitor Sda, whose translation MINEMGLSQMSYETLITAYQNAVRLELNQEFLQLLKDEIERRQTLEESDPFPSL comes from the coding sequence ATGATCAATGAAATGGGTCTATCACAAATGAGCTACGAAACCTTAATTACAGCATACCAAAATGCAGTTAGGCTTGAGCTGAATCAGGAGTTCCTGCAGCTGCTTAAAGACGAGATTGAACGAAGACAAACCCTGGAAGAAAGCGATCCATTCCCATCACTTTAA